The window TCCAAATCACAGCTGTacttataaaaaaagttataaaagttTTAGAAAAGCGATTTATTTTATACCAGTGTTTTTACCTggaagataaaataaaactagttttGCAGTGCAccataaacaaaacttttatctGCACAGCAATACAATCCTTTTAAAAGTTGGATCAAAGATGTAGTCATGAGATCTCTGTAATCTTATCTGTAAGATAATTCTCAAGACTCATGAGCACACTTTGGCTGAGTTCAAAGGTTGTTTTCattgaatgttaaaatgtttcctTAATGTGTGTGACATGATTGAATGATGAATGGGATTATTGATTTAGACCCTTCTAATGCCATAATTTCTAATATATTTCCAAAACTTCATCAAGTAAACCAAAACAAGTAGGCTTTGGTCGTTGGTGGCTGAAAATATCTCCACCTTTCTGGATTACCTCATGTTCTGGGAGCGCTCTCTCTGAGGAGGTAAGAAAGTACGTTTGTACTTTAGGTTTACAGGCAGTGGATTAATCTGTGCATTgttgttaaatgcattttggcATTTTAGCCAAATGCATGACAACCAGCTATTCCAATAATTAATTATACTGAAGAATTTGGTTGGGAAGAACTTCAGTTTTGGCAAATCTTGACACAGACGGGTGTGTGGAAAATTACATGTGAAAGCAAAAATGTCTTTCCGaatatttaatgtgtaaatatagtaaatgtcttaaatagaaatatgttgCTGTACTAATAAAGTAAGGTAATGAATTGTTGTTTTGTAAGCAGACTAAGAGTAGGTGAAGATCTTCTGTGAGGTGGACACATTCAAACCAGATTGCACTATGAGTTTCGGGTGAGTTAAATAGTATGTCCTTTCTACAGAAGGGAGCATTAGCCTATTtactgtttttcctttttctctttcttattTGTAATATAGGAATGAAGGTAATTATCTATGGACTTTCTGGAGAATCTCTGCTGTACATTAATCCCAAATTTGGAACTTAACAAATgtgtactgaaaaaaaaagaaaaaaaaaaagctatgcaCCTACGTAAGGTGTACTGAATCAATTCATAATTTTGGCACAGAGACCCGAAGAACAAAACATCCATAGAATGTGACACTTGCTATTCATTAAAAGCTATTTCAATCAGCCAAAACAGCATTACATTCcaaaaaagtgaaaacattAACAGAGTACATATGGATGATGGAGGGAATGGAGATGTTGTGTTGAGTGTATGACACTAGGAGAGTTTGTGGGAGCCCAAACACCAATGAAACTAGGTGTGGAGAATAGATGACCACATAGGCCAAAACCGCATCTGCTCACTCATTCTGTTCTGAGGAGCCAAGACGAGTCTCAACCCACTCAGTCCATAGTTGTTTCATGAAGGACGCAACATCTCTGTTCCCTCCTTTAGGGAACAAGGGTTACCATACATAACCTAGGCTTAAACCTTGCTCTTCTAAGCAGAGAGCAACCAGAAGGCAGAGATCCTTCGGTCAGatctttctttacatttattctgtTCATGTTAAAAGGTATGTAACGCAAAATATCTTACATTCTTGCTGGACATATTTATTTTCCTCTATATTTTACAGACAACCAAGTCTTTCACCATCCAGATCAACCCTTATTGATCGAGGTCCTCCAAAACGATTCCGTCtagacacagagagaaaagtCCTTGATGAAAATGAGAAAGTCAGAAAATGGACTTATGGGTTAAAAGATGCCAGTAAACGAAACCAAATTGTTCTGCTGGTGGGAGAGACGGGCGCTGGTAAGACGACTCTCATCAACACCATGGTCAACTATTTACTGGGCGTGAGGTTTGAGGATGAAATATGGTATGAAATCACAGAGGAAGAAGCAAAGGACCAGTCAGAATCACAAACCTCTGAAATCACCATGTATGAGGTCTTTCCTGTAAAGAGTCCCATGTCTCTCACCATCATTGATAGATACTCCAGGCTACGGAGACACTAGAGGACTGGACAAAGACCTGGAAGTCGCTGAGAATTTATCTGCACTGTTTCAGAGCAATGACGGAGTTCGTGAAGTCGACGCTGTGTGTTTCGTGATTCAAGCATCTAAGAATCGTCTCTCAGACCGACAGCATTATATTATCAGTTCaattctgtctttgtttggAAAAGACATTGTGGacaacattgtgtttttaatcacacaCTCTGATGGTCTTCCACCCAAAAATGTCCTTGGTGccattaaaaaagctaaaatccCCTGCAGACGAGACAAAAGTGGCGATCCTGTTCATTTCTTGTTCAACAACAGACAGGCTGAAGAACGTCACACCAGAGAACGTCATGTTCGAGCTCAAAGAGTTGCCTGGGAAGACAGTGTGGAAGAGATGAAGAATTTACTTCAGTCTCTGGACCAAAAAGACAGAAGGAGTTTGGAGTTGACTTCAGACGTCCTGATCGAGCGCGTTCGATTTGAAGCATCCATCAGCAACTTACAGCTGCGAGTTCAAGAGAAAGAGTCAAAGAAGCTTAAAAAAGTTCAGATCCAAGAGGcaatgagacaaaacaaagaaaagattgATACATGTACAAACTTTACCATTAAAGTCAAAGAGACAGTGAAGATGAAGGTGCCCATTGAGAGTGAATCATGGAAGCACAGGAAGGCGACGACCTGCACCGTCTGTGAGGAAAACTGTCATGAGTTTGACTGCTGGTGGGTTTCTAATCCCAGCCAATGTGAAGTTATGAAAAATGGCTACTGTACCGTGTGCACGGGAAGGTGTCACCACAGCAAACACctcaaagaaaacaagaaatacGTCATCAGAAACTCCAGCATGATATTTGAGTTTGCAGAATTTAGAAAGGAATATTATAAAGTTCAAGAGGAGTCGAAGAGGTTTTCGGTTATAATGGATGACCTTGACCATGAACTGGAGGCGCTTGAGGAACAAAAGTCAAATCTTCTGTTTACTGCCTATGACAACATCAAGAATCTGTCCAAGATCGCATTAAAACCAAACTCTGCCTTCACTCTTCAGCACCTGGACTTCTTCATCCCCAGAGTGAGAGAAGCTGGGAAAGGAAACTGGGTCCAAGAGCttgaagaaatgaagaaaaacgcTGAAACTGAAGAAGCAAATAAAGACGCTTTGAGTTATCTTAAAGCTGGTCTGTCAAACTGGAACCTTTCTTCGGTGGGCACTGAATGAATACAAATGGAATTGTTTAATGCAATTGAAGACGACTGCTTACTGACTTGCTTATCTCAAATTACTTTTCACTAACAAAGCAAGCTTGGTAATATCTCCaatcattatcatcattaatTGTGGCTAATGTACATAAGTAGCCACAAACAAAGATTTATTCATTatgttaattttgattaaatactTTAGTTGATATCCATTAActcttttgcttttattttgttatttcacACTGTTTGTTGTACAACATAAGTAAAATATCTATGACCAAGTTAGCCAAACTTCTTCTAGcactttgttttaaaagtaCCACTGAAGTACCACACACTAGCTGCTACTACAATCAAAACGTTTATCTATGATGAAAGAACAAACAGTGATCATTCTTGATTATCTGCGTTTGGCGTCTTAGAGTTTGGGTTCAGTGCATCTTGTAGCGTATCCAGAATCATCTGAAGCTCATCTGCAGcgtcttttatttttgtcacaaaTTTCATAGTCTCAGACTTCAGCTCCGCCTGCTGAGCGTTTGTAGTGTCACTGTTTGACCCTATAGTTTGGTTGCTGGTGGACTTTGGCCGACTCGATTTTAAAGCATAATCTCTGCGCATGTTGTGGATTTCTCTGGAGTCGAGAAACACGAAGAAGATGTCAACAGCTATGAAAAGCGCAGATAAAACCCCAGTAACGGTCTCTGCCATGCGAACCGCTCTTGCAGCCTGAGCTGCGATTTTCCCTACGTTTACAATTTGAGTTAAACGAAGAAGCTCCGGGATTCCTCCCAGTCCTCGTCCAAGTCGAGCTCCAACACTCATCCCAGACTGCGGATTGGAAAGTGATCCACTGCTTGTTGAAAAGTCTTTTTCTAGAGTTTCAACTGCTATTGAGATGTTTTGGATGCAGCATACAGTGGAGGTGATTTTGTCCTGGAACTCtgttataatcattttaatcttttgtCGGTTGGTTTGCTGGCTAACCATGTTTGTTATATTGCTGGCACCAGCTGCTATTCCACCAGCTACTGCCGTACCGATTCCCACTCCTGTTACTATCAGAGATGCTCCGAGAGTGAAGGGAGCCAGAATGAGTCCCACCACGGATGTGATTCCTCCAGCCAGACCGACTACACCTCCTGTGAGACTGCTGACGGTTGTGTTGAAGTGGACCATCTCCAATCCTTCTGCCAACTTTCTTAGTACATCTAGAATCTTATAAAGCTCAATGATGTTTTTAACACTctgaaaaacaatcaaatgGTAAAAATTAGGCCTGCATGATTAATCTAACGTGGTTGTCATGCGATCTTTCAATCTAGAAGAGTTCTGAGATCAGTGGTATCTCCATACAAAGACTAGAGGGcgcttaaatacaaatatgtccCGCACAACAAAGATTATGCACCTCAAATTGACGAGGAGCTGTGGAACACTGTTTTAGCCAAAATTAACTATAGTGCTCGCTTAAATCTCTTCAGTTTAAAGTTGTTTACAGAATTCATTTcactaaagcaaataaaataaaaaaacttttatcagAAGATGATAGGTGCAATAGTTTCTTGTTGTCCCCAGCAGACCATACTCATACATTTTACACTTGTCCTAGTCTGAATTCTTACTGGTCCTCTTTTTTTGATACAATGTCAAAAGCTCTTAGTGTTTCTGTGATACCTTGTCCAATAACAGCAATTTTTGGAATATCTCCTGTTGATGGCTTATATAAGAAGCACCATGCCGATATTATTGCC is drawn from Puntigrus tetrazona isolate hp1 chromosome 7, ASM1883169v1, whole genome shotgun sequence and contains these coding sequences:
- the LOC122348989 gene encoding LOW QUALITY PROTEIN: uncharacterized protein LOC122348989 (The sequence of the model RefSeq protein was modified relative to this genomic sequence to represent the inferred CDS: deleted 1 base in 1 codon), with amino-acid sequence MSFGQPSLSPSRSTLIDRGPPKRFRLDTERKVLDENEKVRKWTYGLKDASKRNQIVLLVGETGAGKTTLINTMVNYLLGVRFEDEIWYEITEEEAKDQSESQTSEITMYEVFPVKSPMSLTILIDTPGYGDTRGLDKDLEVAENLSALFQSNDGVREVDAVCFVIQASKNRLSDRQHYIISSILSLFGKDIVDNIVFLITHSDGLPPKNVLGAIKKAKIPCRRDKSGDPVHFLFNNRQAEERHTRERHVRAQRVAWEDSVEEMKNLLQSLDQKDRRSLELTSDVLIERVRFEASISNLQLRVQEKESKKLKKVQIQEAMRQNKEKIDTCTNFTIKVKETVKMKVPIESESWKHRKATTCTVCEENCHEFDCWWVSNPSQCEVMKNGYCTVCTGRCHHSKHLKENKKYVIRNSSMIFEFAEFRKEYYKVQEESKRFSVIMDDLDHELEALEEQKSNLLFTAYDNIKNLSKIALKPNSAFTLQHLDFFIPRVREAGKGNWVQELEEMKKNAETEEANKDALSYLKAGLSNWNLSSVGTE
- the LOC122348986 gene encoding probable serine/threonine-protein kinase DDB_G0284251 isoform X2, whose amino-acid sequence is MNLLPGPDCLYLVVEHCEGGDLAQKIKHKIQKADTFTENEILDWIVEICMALKYLHDKHIPHKNLQPKSLFFTACGIIRLGEFGELHERSTEARSTETEDLAYIAPENMSCKPYDEKTEIWRLGCVTYELCKLKRAFAERRTVEIVRRILTCSYEALPNTISKELHQLVKDTLQKDPKNRPSVTEILMRPFIIEHLHKKSVKNIIELYKILDVLRKLAEGLEMVHFNTTVSSLTGGVVGLAGGITSVVGLILAPFTLGASLIVTGVGIGTAVAGGIAAGASNITNMVSQQTNRQKIKMIITEFQDKITSTVCCIQNISIAVETLEKDFSTSSGSLSNPQSGMSVGARLGRGLGGIPELLRLTQIVNVGKIAAQAARAVRMAETVTGVLSALFIAVDIFFVFLDSREIHNMRRDYALKSSRPKSTSNQTIGSNSDTTNAQQAELKSETMKFVTKIKDAADELQMILDTLQDALNPNSKTPNADNQE
- the LOC122348986 gene encoding probable serine/threonine-protein kinase DDB_G0284251 isoform X1; the protein is MGNKRSTVQYPGYTVVSEDKQMVLVKNKGGDHFVIKTFNNGQENDLNLLLQLHHPHIVHHKEVITGPDCLYLVVEHCEGGDLAQKIKHKIQKADTFTENEILDWIVEICMALKYLHDKHIPHKNLQPKSLFFTACGIIRLGEFGELHERSTEARSTETEDLAYIAPENMSCKPYDEKTEIWRLGCVTYELCKLKRAFAERRTVEIVRRILTCSYEALPNTISKELHQLVKDTLQKDPKNRPSVTEILMRPFIIEHLHKKSVKNIIELYKILDVLRKLAEGLEMVHFNTTVSSLTGGVVGLAGGITSVVGLILAPFTLGASLIVTGVGIGTAVAGGIAAGASNITNMVSQQTNRQKIKMIITEFQDKITSTVCCIQNISIAVETLEKDFSTSSGSLSNPQSGMSVGARLGRGLGGIPELLRLTQIVNVGKIAAQAARAVRMAETVTGVLSALFIAVDIFFVFLDSREIHNMRRDYALKSSRPKSTSNQTIGSNSDTTNAQQAELKSETMKFVTKIKDAADELQMILDTLQDALNPNSKTPNADNQE